Proteins encoded by one window of Lactobacillus paragasseri:
- a CDS encoding winged helix-turn-helix transcriptional regulator: MSQEIESKTKMGDCPDPEDYSLCSHFIDAFAIIGKKWNGLIISSLCDTNAMRFKDLARCISKCSDRVLVERLKELEKDGIVNRTVDEKSGIISYTLTQKGADLQPVFEQVHNWADKWA; the protein is encoded by the coding sequence ATGTCCCAAGAAATTGAAAGCAAAACTAAAATGGGTGACTGTCCAGATCCAGAAGATTACTCACTGTGTTCGCATTTTATTGATGCTTTTGCAATTATTGGAAAAAAATGGAATGGTTTAATTATTAGCTCTTTGTGCGATACTAATGCAATGCGTTTTAAAGATTTAGCACGTTGTATTAGTAAGTGTTCTGATCGAGTTTTAGTTGAGCGATTGAAAGAACTAGAAAAGGACGGTATTGTTAATCGTACAGTTGATGAAAAGAGCGGTATTATTAGCTATACTCTGACTCAAAAAGGAGCAGACTTACAACCTGTTTTTGAACAAGTTCATAATTGGGCAGATAAATGGGCCTAA
- the pheS gene encoding phenylalanine--tRNA ligase subunit alpha produces the protein MDLFDRINKLKEEGLDQIKQAKNQKMLDKIRVELMGRKGELTQILHSMKDIAPENRPKVGQEVNQVRDILQKQLDEAKDHFLQAVIAQKLEEEKIDVTLPGREGHLGSKHPINIILDDLESYFIGMGYKVVQGPEIETDHYCFEMMNLPKDHPARDMQATFYIDSEDLLRTQTSGDQARVLEKHDFSKGPLKMVGPGKVYRRDDDDATHSHQFQQMEGLVVDKNVTMSDLKGTLEMIAKHVFGQDRKTRLRPSYFPFTEPSVEMDVSCFNCNGKGCPICKYTGWIEVLGAGMVHPNVLENAGVDSTVYGGFAFGLGLDRFAILKYGISDIRDFYTNDVRFLAQFRKEED, from the coding sequence ATGGACTTATTCGATAGAATAAATAAGTTAAAAGAAGAAGGATTAGATCAAATCAAGCAAGCTAAAAATCAAAAGATGCTTGATAAGATTAGAGTTGAATTAATGGGGCGTAAGGGTGAATTAACTCAAATTCTACACTCAATGAAAGATATCGCACCTGAAAATAGACCAAAAGTAGGTCAAGAAGTAAATCAAGTTCGTGATATTCTTCAAAAGCAATTAGATGAGGCAAAAGATCATTTCTTACAAGCAGTAATTGCTCAAAAATTAGAAGAAGAAAAGATTGACGTGACTTTACCAGGACGTGAAGGACATTTAGGTTCAAAGCACCCAATCAATATTATCTTGGATGATTTGGAAAGCTACTTCATTGGTATGGGATATAAGGTAGTACAAGGTCCAGAAATTGAAACAGATCACTACTGTTTCGAGATGATGAACTTACCTAAGGATCACCCAGCACGTGATATGCAAGCTACTTTCTATATTGATAGTGAAGACTTGCTTAGAACTCAAACTTCAGGAGATCAAGCAAGAGTCTTAGAAAAGCATGATTTTTCTAAAGGACCATTAAAGATGGTGGGTCCTGGTAAGGTGTACCGTCGTGATGATGATGATGCGACTCACTCTCACCAATTCCAACAAATGGAAGGTTTAGTAGTTGATAAAAATGTTACTATGTCGGACCTTAAAGGTACCTTAGAAATGATTGCCAAGCATGTCTTTGGTCAGGATCGTAAAACTCGTCTTCGTCCATCCTACTTTCCATTTACTGAACCATCTGTTGAAATGGATGTTTCTTGTTTCAACTGTAACGGTAAGGGATGTCCAATTTGTAAGTATACTGGTTGGATTGAAGTACTTGGTGCTGGAATGGTTCACCCTAACGTTTTAGAAAATGCTGGCGTTGATTCAACAGTTTATGGTGGTTTTGCCTTCGGTTTAGGCTTGGACCGTTTTGCAATTTTGAAATACGGTATTTCTGATATTCGTGATTTTTACACCAACGATGTTCGTTTCTTAGCACAATTCCGTAAGGAGGAAGATTAA
- a CDS encoding TrmH family RNA methyltransferase, whose amino-acid sequence MIEINSVNNPTIKSLRKLEQKKYRKKTQTYLIEGFHLVEEALKNHENYLYILGTSAALVKLTAHYKLKDDKVIQITDAIAEHLSSTKNSQDIFMVLPINQPKSFSFEYGKWVVLDNLTDPGNVGTIIRTADAAGFDGVVLSEESVDLYNPKVQRSMQGSQFHIQIVQNPILAAIGSFKENGIPVYVSILDKTAKSLNNCISVPQLALVIGNEAHGASKDVIETADKKIYIPIKGKAESLNAAVAAGIMIYHFS is encoded by the coding sequence ATGATAGAAATTAATTCAGTAAACAATCCCACAATTAAGAGTCTTAGAAAGCTAGAACAGAAAAAATATCGTAAAAAGACTCAAACTTATTTAATCGAAGGTTTTCATTTAGTTGAAGAAGCACTCAAGAATCACGAAAATTATCTATATATTTTAGGAACTTCAGCAGCTTTAGTAAAACTTACTGCTCATTATAAGTTGAAGGATGACAAGGTAATTCAAATTACTGATGCAATTGCAGAGCATTTGAGCAGTACTAAGAATAGTCAAGATATTTTTATGGTTTTACCGATTAATCAGCCTAAATCATTTAGTTTTGAATATGGAAAATGGGTTGTTTTGGACAACTTAACTGATCCAGGAAATGTAGGCACTATTATTCGTACAGCTGATGCAGCTGGATTTGATGGAGTTGTTCTATCTGAAGAAAGTGTAGACTTGTATAATCCCAAAGTTCAGCGTAGTATGCAGGGCAGTCAATTTCACATTCAAATTGTTCAGAATCCAATCTTAGCAGCAATTGGTAGCTTTAAGGAAAATGGAATTCCAGTTTATGTAAGTATTCTAGATAAAACAGCCAAATCATTGAATAATTGCATTTCTGTTCCTCAATTAGCCTTAGTAATTGGCAATGAAGCTCATGGGGCAAGTAAAGATGTAATTGAAACAGCAGATAAAAAGATTTATATTCCAATAAAAGGTAAGGCAGAGTCATTAAATGCAGCAGTAGCAGCTGGAATCATGATTTATCATTTTTCATAA
- a CDS encoding acylphosphatase, which yields MKTVTMKVTGLVQGVGFRWTTQMIAQELGITGTVKNNPDGSVSIVAQGEELPLEHFIKKIKASPSVAGHVDHVDLNTISNAEKFTRFSVVY from the coding sequence ATGAAAACTGTCACAATGAAAGTTACCGGTCTTGTCCAAGGTGTTGGCTTTAGATGGACCACGCAAATGATTGCACAAGAATTAGGAATTACCGGCACTGTTAAAAATAATCCTGATGGATCAGTTTCTATTGTAGCTCAAGGGGAGGAGCTTCCTTTAGAACATTTTATTAAAAAAATTAAAGCTTCACCATCAGTAGCTGGACATGTGGATCATGTTGATTTAAATACAATCTCCAATGCAGAAAAATTTACTCGCTTTAGTGTGGTTTATTGA